In Populus alba chromosome 1, ASM523922v2, whole genome shotgun sequence, a single window of DNA contains:
- the LOC118038662 gene encoding isoflavone reductase homolog, which translates to MAKSKVLVVGATGYIGKRIVKASLDQGHITYVLQRPETGLDIDKLQLLLSFKKQGARLVEGSFSDQQSLVEAVKNVDVVICTMSGVHFKSHNILMQLKLVDAIKEAGNVKRFLPSEFGMDPARMEHALAPGRETFDQKMIVRKAIEDAKIPFTYVSASCFAGYFVGNLSQLETLTPPKDKVCLYGDGNVKAVYMDEDDIATYTIKSIDDPRALNKTLYLRPQENILSQRQLVEIWEKLSGKKLEKIIISGEDFLASMKDKDYAAKAGMGHFYHISYEGSLTNFEIGEDGEEASNLYPEVKYTRMDEYLNIFV; encoded by the exons atggcAAAGAGCAAGGTTCTTGTTGTTGGGGCTACTGGGTATATCGGTAAGAGAATTGTGAAGGCAAGCTTAGACCAAGGCCATATAACCTACGTCCTTCAACGTCCTGAGACAGGCCTTGACATTGATAAGCTACAGCTGCTCTTGTCATTTAAAAAGCAAGGAGCTCGCCTTGTTGAGGGTTCATTTTCCGATCAGCAAAGCCTTGTGGAGGCGGTGAAGAACGTTGATGTTGTCATTTGCACCATGTCCGGGGTGCATTTCAAGAGCCACAACATTTTGATGCAGCTCAAGCTCGTCGATGCCATCAAAGAAGCAGGAAACGTGAAG CGTTTCTTGCCTTCGGAATTTGGTATGGACCCAGCAAGAATGGAGCATGCACTAGCACCAGGAAGAGAAACATTTGATCAGAAAATGATAGTAAGAAAGGCAATTGAGGATGCTAAGATCCCCTTCACTTATGTGTCCGCTAGCTGCTTTGCGGGTTACTTTGTTGGCAACCTCTCTCAGCTTGAGACCCTAACCCCTCCAAAAGATAAAGTTTGTCTCTATGGAGATGGAAATGTTAAGG CTGTTTATATGGATGAAGATGATATTGCAACATACACAATCAAATCAATAGATGATCCTCGAGCATTGAACAAAACGTTGTACCTAAGGCCACAAGAAAACATTCTCTCACAAAGACAGTTAGTTGAGATCTGGGAGAAACTCAGTGGAAAgaaactagaaaagatcatCATTTCTGGAGAAGACTTCCTAGCTTCCATGAAAG ACAAGGATTATGCAGCAAAGGCAGGAATGGGGCATTTCTATCATATTTCCTACGAAGGTAGTTTGACAAATTTTGAAATAGGAGAAGATGGAGAAGAAGCTTCAAACCTTTATCCAGAAGTGAAATACACTCGCATGGATGAATATCTGAATATCTTTGTTTAA
- the LOC118038663 gene encoding myb family transcription factor PHL11, whose amino-acid sequence MERTTFGGGGNYPYENGMVMMTRDPKPRLRWTADLHDRFVDAVTKLGGPDKATPKSVLRLMGLKGLTLYHLKSHLQKYRLGNQARRQNISEQSRESRGASYVNFSHGSSATSTSSPRMDKEQGEIPVAEALDSQIEVQKTLQEQLEVQQKLQMRIEAQGKYLQSILEKAQKSLSQNLNDDGNGNLEATRAQLTGFNLAISSLIENLNAEDRKPRITDLKGVNIRTNGSAIHLNREGQTQETKDVKHHLQGDSIHFDLNTKGTYDFVAANGSELELKMLSYRR is encoded by the exons ATGGAGAGAACAACATTTGGTGGGGGAGGGAATTATCCATACGAGAATGGGATGGTGATGATGACAAGAGACCCTAAGCCAAGACTTAGATGGACTGCTGATCTTCATGATCGTTTTGTTGATGCTGTCACCAAGCTTGGTGGCCCTGACA AGGCAACTCCAAAGTCAGTCTTGAGGTTAATGGGATTAAAGGGTTTGACATTGTACCACTTAAAGAGTCATTTACAG AAATACAGACTAGGGAACCAGGCTCGGAGACAGAACATTTCAGAACAAAGCCGGGAGAGCAGAG GGGCTTCATATGTAAACTTCAGTCATGGTTCCTCAGCGACAAGTACCAGTTCACCAAGAATGGATAAAGAGCAAGG AGAAATCCCAGTTGCAGAGGCATTGGATAGTCAGATTGAAGTACAGAAAACATTACAAGAACAGCTTGAG GTACAGCAGAAGCTGCAGATGAGAATAGAGGCACAAGGGAAGTACTTGCAGTCCATACTGGAGAAAGCCCAGAAGAGTCTCTCACAGAACTTGAATGACGACGGAAATGGGAATTTAGAAGCTACAAGAGCTCAATTAACAGGCTTCAATTTGGCTATATCTAGTCTCATTGAGAATTTGAATGCAGAAGATAGGAAACCACGCATCACTGATTTGAAAGGTGTCAATATCAGGACAAATGGTTCGGCTATCCATCTCAATAGAGAGGGACAGACACAGGAAACTAAAGATGTGAAGCACCACCTTCAAGGAGATTCCATACATTTTGACTTAAACACCAAGGGTACCTATGATTTTGTTGCTGCAAATGGATCAGAGTTAGAACTCAAAATGCTTTCATATAGGAGATAA